The following are encoded in a window of Brettanomyces bruxellensis chromosome 9, complete sequence genomic DNA:
- the HTB2_1 gene encoding Histone H2B, whose product MARAEKKPASKAPAKKTTIEPRKRSKPRKESWSSYIYKVLKQTHPDTGISRRAMSIMNSFVNDIFERIASEASKLAAYNKKSTISAREIQTAVRLILPGELAKHAVSEGTRAVTKYTSSTSA is encoded by the coding sequence ATGGCCAGAGCAGAAAAGAAGCCAGCTTCCAAGGCACCAGCCAAGAAGACTACCATCGAGCCAAGAAAGAGATCGAAGCCAAGAAAGGAGAGTTGGTCTTCATACATCTACAAGGTGTTGAAGCAAACTCACCCGGACACTGGTATCTCTAGAAGAGCCATGTCTATCATGAACTCTTTCGTTAACGATATTTTCGAGAGAATTGCCTCTGAGGCTTCCAAGTTGGCTGCTTACAACAAGAAGTCCACCATTTCCGCCAGAGAGATCCAGACTGCTGTCAGATTGATCTTGCCAGGTGAATTGGCTAAGCATGCCGTTTCTGAAGGTACCAGAGCTGTTACTAAGTACACTTCCTCCACTTCCGCTTAA
- the HTA2_1 gene encoding Histone H2A.2, with amino-acid sequence MSGGKGGKAGTTEKASTSRSARAGLTFPVGRVHRLLRRGNYAQRVGSGAPVYLTAVLEYLTAEILELAGNAARDNKKSRIIPRHLQLAIRNDEELNKLLGNVTIAQGGVLPNIHPSLLPKRRARASQEL; translated from the coding sequence ATGTCCGgaggaaaaggaggaaaagcTGGCACTACCGAAAAGGCATCCACATCAAGATCCGCAAGAGCTGGATTAACTTTCCCAGTTGGTAGAGTTCACAGATTGCTCAGAAGAGGTAACTACGCCCAGAGAGTTGGTTCTGGTGCTCCAGTCTACTTGACTGCTGTTCTTGAGTACTTGACTGCCGAAATCTTGGAGTTGGCTGGTAACGCTGCCAGAGACAACAAGAAGTCTAGAATTATTCCAAGACACTTGCAATTGGCCATCAGAAACGATGAGGAATTGAACAAGTTGCTCGGTAATGTTACCATTGCCCAGGGTGGTGTTTTGCCAAACATTCATCCTTCTTTGTTGCCAAAGAGAAGAGCCAGAGCTTCCCAGGAATTGTAA
- a CDS encoding uncharacterized protein (BUSCO:EOG092600S9), which produces MGGKKSGTTSSRRKFVYRSFRDRVDSIKIDPIRDLARKPFEDTDDSFFLSALLHYIEINLSKNFQEFSEKVEPISRSLPQIIYNQNAIFDALEKAILVNDSLSLQPLLDLLSQFCHDLGPDFMPFYVRTLDDIIKVAIPQTNPDSLELIFNALAYIFKYLSKIIVKDILPTFKRLSPLLLLEHKGYITKFASQALSFLVRKSHSDSLNKFISYSLDSNSNIEGNKESYHTALVIIYSEALLSVSGTLFSRARIIVENFASYALLQPSSESILADVSMNVLSNCLSAEQASPLYEGILSAIKTDSKPEVTQAHPSVPISIIQILHTLAFAEAGRKVSSWSQIMEAFRQTLKLELEYNGEEKNTNLMPFNHSVVQLAATMMRNADEDFIKDDGKELFKLMLNVNKGKAFLPFLDLLTDLSVDKAMLFANQFFTLFIVKNWKEYYREIGYFLSRMKDKGLVNSDNDNDNLMVRIPTEFLNFIVKGFKKSTRLLEDSSEGSMKPEDYIDILWEIQIVENSKAQVKTSVLLSLLRNLQITCSSLYASDLIGHVLLAISHQKLNDEEALAIVRGCTDIMENSCKSLSFLEGYCVLLESIHSKSWSKASEYVSSNKDKVLLYLSQNMRSPNHSVRNLSLKAATATYSASGLSVPDPINSCQIIEGIPLDIQHGREIQLRLRKLGRQLSSEPNNDLLNRMMSDFAIGQLSVRFSPTWQGVFDFIAPTVDRLSEYLWKNVLTMISTDYDELEEIQYFDYAEATELKSSLLRWYPQTLRLSSKLEDAESLILKYDQPIRSVFELEKTKAPDLRPTMFYRLQAIKLLNKFSDIAESHFTELYPFIKSLDRNVTDEHNLLAGWTKHDMNEIVSVLTHFKHLEKVQGIDHVKEILFQLLMSKVDSEQKLSLQCLLNLKDATYNKYQNELESLLDNTLFRDTVVRFLQGDSMTLSEEDVPTIMPLVIRILFGRSLIAATNGTNRGRKNAAITAVNSLKPLYITQFLELSFVSLDFSEFFGSDKSIKLESIDKRLLRNINGFLHTASTITQSLKLLHIECFEVLIRPLIYSLTVSEIVISSDGEEFMIDDVLNKIAHNNRKLGFKLLYKITDYLGEDFNWMPYGNLIYSKLIRHQLANFARENLEGVSSLMMIMTTLWPQKNLQFLLYYDDFLPTKSLLALLENKGAKEGVILSVLKFIDRLIQDKSQDNTFLNLLSVVIDSCMRSILSILSKPVNKEVSNIAIRLLLSFVSDGFISDNEMRKNLIPLLMNTLTKPDKQVDLGLKRSVTSLLDMLVKDYECSMDEIIPLYKSVSELAETASDQKLRLTMSGVFKQLADKFTEFEKVGNLMVELNSYSERKILEPDYERRLDAFQIINEKEYPNLSALEWLPIVHTSLYLMKNEDDLAMRSSATYTLTRFVDCFSAKKNQADASPYLEIMDDIIIPRIKTGVREKNENIRRGYVKLINHTVQHAKYFHDFSDMKILVPEREGTNFFDDITHLQMYKRQKAVRNLALISGEFTSASIAHYLLPIIEHYAFWTEEKFRNLANDTVDSMEPLLSRLTWHQFRAIFVRYLKIMNSAMIKDDPEKLRDTVLMIVAASRAFNSWSIPDAKRPHDYPKEDILCRFVIEQTLPQLKRCLNVRNADTMVKKIPVSEAMISLIMCCPKERIDAELPGILTGVCQILRSRSEEIRDAVRKHLGRIAKSLGSKFLNFIFRELKGALTRGPQIHILSFTIHYLLVIMENEINHGDLVESADLIVESIMNDIFGAASEEKAATGYSNKTKEIKHNKSYDTGELLAENIYLKNFLHLLKPIKFLLGEKLTLKAQTRLDELLRRFAVGLMKNEESKTKDILVLCFEIYQDSEDIIEKSMRKPEKTVDEKEDHFLVHLDSKPQKTKIEYSVYIKTMQKFSFELLRSAITRHKDELLKPGYLKDFIPILVTSLNSDDEGVICTSLRVLTVLVKVDFPEDVNPMFVSASRSVLKILQDVPGTDSELAQRCLKFLSMTIRYRDDLKIKPMALAYILKELMPDLDEPQREGVAFGFLKSIISRHYMLPELYDVVDRISRLMVTSTSKEIRQASRTVFYTFLMEYDQGRGRLDKELKLLVNNLSYPAETGRKSVMELLNLLVTKCNKQLLEKLVPSLFLALSRVAVIDNSPSCREIASALLSSMFTRMSKLECSFKFVTDLIVAWISQPANPVLVRCGLNAYESYVTALGIDENQELNKLAMERVLEVLKSVKRTDAQQSQNDNIDWEIIYAVMSTFEAVLETSIANVTRSLRDAEIWKYIVEALLYPHSWIRAAASRLISSLLLEIENDRQAVQFEVSDEEIQTIAYRSFRQLGAPQVQSDLASQAIKNIAIISRIWEKANTPFISAAFTKHNDGKDAANEEKHEVKTYDSPLEWAINRSAAILRNESRGNSQTLVAKKALIQYYTFISKFIDSKRLGEILSEQVLIPLVNISEEEVAYEDDEDNSLPLLATQCLENIRTKLGTSSYNIVYSSAKQIIETRRADRKTKRAQLELMNPKVAAKRRLKKHMRFRKKRRMNKDENGLYKAKRKRRV; this is translated from the coding sequence atgggtggaaagaaaagtggTACAACATCCTCGAGGAGGAAGTTTGTTTATCGCTCTTTCAGGGATAGAGTTGATTCCATTAAAATCGATCCTATTCGTGACCTTGCTCGAAAGCCATTTGAAGATACAGATGAttcatttttcctttcGGCGCTTTTACATTACATTGAAATAAACTTATCCAAAAACTTTCAGGAATTTTCAGAAAAAGTGGAGCCAATATCTAGGAGCTTGCCACAGATTATTTACAATCAAAATGCTATCTTTGATGCCTTGGAAAAGGCAATCCTAGTAAATGATTCGCTATCTTTACAACCACTACTAGATCTTTTAAGCCAATTTTGTCATGATCTTGGACCTGATTTTATGCCATTCTATGTTCGGACACTTGATGATATAATTAAAGTTGCCATTCCGCAGACGAATCCGGATTCTTTGGAACTCATCTTCAATGCATTGGCCTACATTTTTAAATATCTTTCTAAGATCATTGTCAAGGACATCTTGCCTACGTTTAAAAGGCTCTCTCCGCTATTATTGCTTGAGCACAAAGGTTACATTACTAAATTTGCATCCCAGGCGTTATCATTTTTGGTCCGAAAGTCTCATTCTGACAGCTTGAACAAGTTTATCTCATACTCTTTAGATTCTAACAGTAATATAGAAGGGAACAAGGAATCTTATCACACAGCCTTGgtaataatatattcaGAGGCATTACTGTCAGTATCTGGGACACTTTTTTCAAGGGCAAGAATCATTGTTGAAAACTTTGCTAGTTATGCTCTTTTGCAACCTTCTAGCGAGTCGATTCTTGCGGATGTTAGCATGAATGTGTTGTCAAATTGTCTTTCTGCAGAGCAGGCATCTCCATTATATGAGGGAATACTCTCTGCAATTAAAACGGATTCCAAACCGGAAGTTACTCAGGCTCACCCTTCAGTTCCCATTTCCATAATTCAAATTCTCCATACATTAGCTTTTGCCGAAGCAGGAAGAAAGGTTTCTTCATGGTCGCAAATAATGGAGGCATTTAGACAAACACTTAAATTAGAATTAGAATATAAtggagaagagaaaaatacaaatttgATGCCTTTCAATCACTCAGTTGTACAACTCGCCGCCACAATGATGAGAAATGCTGATGAAGATTTTATCAAAGATGACGGCAAGGAATTATTCAAATTGATGCTTAATGTtaataaaggaaaagcctttcttccatttttggatCTATTGACAGACTTATCTGTGGACAAAGCAATGCTTTTTGCCAACCAATTTTTTACCCTGTTTATCGTGAAGAATTGGAAGGAATATTATCGAGAGATTGGATACTTTTTATCTCGAATGAAGGACAAGGGGCTGGTGAATTCggataatgataatgataatcTTATGGTGAGGATACCGACAGAATTTTTGAACTTCATAGTTAAGGGATTCAAGAAAAGCACACGCCTTCTAGAAGATAGCTCAGAGGGATCGATGAAACCAGAGGATtatattgatattttgtGGGAGATACAAATCGTAGAAAACTCCAAGGCACAGGTGAAAACTTCTGTTCTTTTATCTCTTCTTCGCAACTTACAGATCACTTGCAGTTCTTTATATGCCTCCGATCTTATAGGGCATGTGCTTCTTGCAATATCACATCAGAAACTCAACGATGAGGAGGCATTGGCAATAGTCAGAGGATGCACAGATATTATGGAAAATAGCTGCAAAAgtctttcatttttagaGGGTTACTGTGTGCTTTTGGAATCTATTCATAGCAAGTCTTGGTCGAAGGCTTCGGAGTatgtttcttcaaataaagataaagttCTACTTTATTTATCACAAAATATGAGGTCACCGAACCATTCTGTGCGTAATCTATCATTAAAGGCAGCAACTGCAACCTACAGTGCATCAGGCCTATCTGTTCCGGATCCAATAAACAGTTGTCAGATTATTGAAGGAATTCCGTTGGATATTCAACATGGCAGAGAAATACAGCTCAGACTCAGGAAACTTGGACGGCAGCTTTCTTCAGAGCCAAACAATGATTTGCTGAACAGAATGATGTCAGACTTTGCAATTGGTCAGCTTTCAGTGCGATTTTCACCAACTTGGCAAGGTgtgtttgattttattgCTCCAACAGTAGACAGATTGTCTGAATATCTTTGGAAGAATGTGCTTACTATGATTTCCACAGATTATGATGAGCTGGAGGaaattcaatattttgattatgCTGAGGCCACAGAATTAAAAAGCTCTCTTTTAAGATGGTATCCACAAACTTTGAGACTTTCATCAAAATTGGAAGATGCGGAAAGTTTAATACTAAAGTATGATCAACCAATTAGGTCTGTGTTTGAACTTGAGAAAACAAAGGCGCCAGATCTTAGGCCAACCATGTTCTACAGATTGCAAGCGATCAAACTTCTCAACAAATTTTCCGACATTGCTGAAAGCCATTTTACAGAACTATATCCGTTTATCAAATCGTTGGATAGAAATGTTACAGATGAACATAACTTACTTGCTGGATGGACTAAACATGACATGAATGAAATAGTGTCTGTGCTTACACATTTCAAAcatcttgaaaaagttcaGGGTATTGACCATGTTAAAGAGATTTTATTCCAGTTATTGATGAGCAAAGTGGATTCAGAACAGAAGCTATCATTACAATGCTTACTGAACCTAAAAGATGCAACCtataataaatatcaaaatgaGCTTGAAAGTCTTTTGGATAACACCCTTTTTAGGGATACCGTTGTTCGCTTCCTTCAAGGCGATTCAATGACATTATCAGAGGAAGATGTTCCTACAATTATGCCATTAGTGATTAGAATTCTTTTTGGTCGTTCGTTAATAGCTGCTACAAATGGTACCAATAGGGGAAGGAAGAATGCCGCAATCACAGCTGTTAATAGTCTTAAACCATTGTACATCACACAATTTTTAGAGCTTTCATTCGTCTCATTGGACTTTTCAGAGTTTTTCGGAAGTGATAAGTCTATAAAACTTGAAAGTATTGATAAAAGATTGCTTCGTAACATCAATGGTTTTCTTCACACTGCATCTACGATTACGCAATCTTTGAAGTTACTTCACATAGAATGCTTTGAAGTTTTGATAAGACCATTGATATACTCGTTAACAGTGTCGGAAATTGTTATTAGTTCTGACGGTGAGGAGTTTATGATTGACGATGTTTTGAATAAGATCGCCCATAATAATCGGAAGCTAGGATTCAAACTTTTATACAAAATTACGGACTATCTTGGTGAGGATTTCAACTGGATGCCATATGGTAATCTCATTTATTCCAAACTTATCCGTCATCAACTAGCCAATTTTGCTCGGGAGAACTTAGAAGGAGTTTCCTCTCTCATGATGATCATGACAACGCTTTGGCCTCAAAAAAACTTGCAATTCCTTCTTTACTATGATGACTTTCTACCTACAAAGTCATTACTTGCATTACTAGAAAATAAAGGTGCTAAGGAAGGGGTAATATTATCTGTTTTGAAATTTATCGATCGCTTGATCCAGGATAAGTCGCAGGATAACACTTTTTTGAACTTACTTTCGGTTGTGATTGACTCTTGCATGAGATCCATCTTAAGTATTTTGAGTAAGCCGGTGAATAAGGAAGTCAGCAATATAGCCATCAGGCTGCTTTTGTCTTTTGTTTCGGATGGATTTATTTCTGATAACGAAATGCGGAAAAATCTGATTCCACTTTTGATGAATACTTTAACTAAGCCGGATAAACAGGTGGATCTGGGATTAAAAAGAAGCGTCACAAGTCTTTTGGATATGCTTGTTAAAGATTACGAATGCTCGATGGATGAAATTATACCGCTTTATAAGTCTGTGTCTGAATTGGCAGAGACTGCATCCGACCAAAAGCTAAGATTAACTATGTCTGGAGTTTTTAAACAACTAGCAGATAAATTCACAGAATTTGAGAAGGTTGGAAATTTGATGGTCGAATTAAATTCGTACtctgaaagaaaaatattggaaCCAGATTACGAAAGAAGATTGGATGCCTTCCAAATTATTAATGAGAAAGAATATCCAAATCTCTCGGCATTAGAATGGCTTCCAATCGTTCATACCTCTCTTTATCTTATGAAAAATGAGGATGACCTTGCCATGAGATCATCTGCTACCTACACGTTGACCAGATTTGTTGATTGCTTTTCTGCGAAGAAGAATCAGGCTGATGCATCACCATATCTAGAAATAatggatgatattattattccaAGAATAAAAACAGGAGTACGggaaaaaaacgaaaatatTAGAAGAGGATATGTCAAGCTCATAAATCATACTGTTCAGCATGCTAAATACTTCCACGACTTTTCAGATATGAAAATTTTGGTTCCTGAAAGGGAAGGCACCAACTTCtttgatgatataacaCATCTTCAGATGTATAAAAGACAGAAAGCTGTTAGAAATTTGGCACTGATTTCGGGTGAATTTACATCTGCAAGTATTGCACATTATTTGCTACCAATTATTGAGCATTATGCTTTCTGGACAGAGGAGAAATTCAGGAATCTTGCAAACGACACAGTTGATTCCATGGAACCACTACTTTCCAGACTTACTTGGCACCAGTTTAGGGCAATATTTGTGAGATATTTAAAGATTATGAACAGTGCCATGATTAAGGACGACCCAGAGAAGTTGAGGGATACAGTTCTTATGATTGTGGCAGCCAGTAGGGCATTCAACTCGTGGTCAATTCCAGACGCAAAGCGACCACACGATTACCCAAAGGAGGATATTTTATGCAGATTTGTGATTGAACAGACACTACCTCAACTCAAGAGGTGCTTAAATGTCAGAAATGCCGATACCATGGTTAAGAAGATTCCTGTTTCCGAGGCAATGATTTCGCTAATCATGTGCTGTCctaaagaaagaattgaTGCTGAACTTCCAGGTATATTGACTGGTGTTTGCCAGATTTTACGTTCCAGGTCTGAAGAGATAAGAGATGCTGTGAGAAAACATTTGGGACGAATTGCCAAGTCTTTGGGCTCGAAGTTTTTgaactttatttttagaGAGCTCAAAGGTGCATTAACCAGAGGTCCTCAGATTCATATCTTGAGTTTTACTATCCATTACCTTTTGGTTATTATGGAGAATGAGATTAACCACGGAGATTTAGTGGAGTCAGCGGATTTGATTGTTGAATCAATCATGAACGATATATTTGGTGCTGCCTCAGAAGAGAAGGCTGCAACTGGCTACAGTAACAAGACCAAGGAAATCAAACATAACAAGAGTTATGATACCGGTGAGTTGTTAGCTGAGAACATTTACTTAAAGAATTTCCTTCACCTATTAAAGCCCATCAAGTTTTTGTTAGGCGAGAAGCTTACATTAAAAGCCCAAACCAGACTTGATGAATTGCTTCGCAGATTTGCAGTGGGGTTGATGAAAAACGAAGAGTCGAAAACTAAGGATATATTAGTTCtttgctttgaaatatacCAGGACTCAGAGGATATTATTGAAAAGAGTATGAGGAAGCCCGAGAAAACTGTCGATGAGAAGGAAGATCATTTCTTAGTTCATCTTGACTCCAAGCCgcagaaaacaaagattGAGTATTCTGTGTACATCAAGACTATGCAGAAATTTTCGTTCGAGCTATTGCGTTCAGCAATTACGAGACATAAAGATGAACTATTGAAGCCAGGATATCTAAAAGATTTTATTCCAATTTTGGTGACAAGTTTGAATTCAGACGATGAGGGTGTGATTTGTACATCATTGAGAGTTTTAACTGTACTTGTGAAGGTTGACTTTCCTGAAGACGTGAACCCAATGTTTGTATCAGCCTCGAGATCTGTGTTGAAGATTTTACAGGATGTACCAGGAACAGATAGTGAGCTCGCTCAAAGATGTCTGAAGTTTTTGAGTATGACTATTCGTTATAGGGATGACCTCAAAATTAAACCGATGGCTTTGGCATACATTTTGAAGGAGCTAATGCCAGATTTGGATGAGCCTCAACGGGAAGGTGTCGCTTTTGGATTTTTGAAGAGTATCATTTCTCGTCACTACATGCTTCCCGAGCTTTATGATGTTGTGGACCGCATTTCGCGATTAATGGTTACTAGTACTTCCAAGGAAATTAGGCAGGCTTCTAGAACTGTATTCTATACTTTCCTTATGGAGTACGATCAGGGTAGAGGAAGACTCGATAAAGAACTTAAGTTGTTGGTCAACAATCTCTCTTACCCGGCCGAGACGGGTAGAAAATCTGTTATGGAATTACTCAATCTGCTGGTGACAAAGTGCAACAAACAGCTTTTGGAAAAGCTTGTCCCCTCACTATTTTTGGCATTGTCCAGAGTTGCTGTTATTGATAATTCACCTTCATGTCGAGAGATTGCTTCTGCACTTCTCTCATCCATGTTCACAAGGATGAGTAAGCTTGAATGTAGCTTTAAGTTTGTTACTGATCTTATTGTTGCATGGATTAGTCAACCAGCAAACCCTGTTCTAGTTCGATGTGGACTCAATGCTTACGAGTCATATGTAACTGCGTTGGGAATAGACGAGAATCAAGAGCTTAACAAATTGGCTATGGAACGTGTTCTTGAAGTTTTAAAATCTGTTAAAAGAACGGATGCTCAGCAATCACAGAATGATAATATCGATTGGGAGATCATATATGCAGTTATGTCAACATTTGAGGCAGTTCTTGAGACATCAATTGCCAACGTGACCCGCTCTTTGAGAGATGCTGAAATATGGAAATACATCGTCGAAGCATTGCTATATCCACATTCATGGATTCGGGCAGCCGCATCTCGTCTTATTTCAAGTTTACTCTTGGAAATTGAAAACGACCGGCAGGCTGTTCAGTTTGAAGTGAGTGATGAGGAAATTCAAACTATCGCATACAGATCATTCAGACAATTGGGTGCACCTCAAGTTCAGTCTGATCTGGCTAGTCAAGccataaaaaatattgccATTATCTCGAGAATATGGGAAAAGGCAAACACGCCCTTCATTTCTGCGGCTTTTACTAAACACAACGATGGAAAGGATGCAGctaatgaagaaaagcatgaGGTCAAGACTTATGATTCCCCTCTTGAATGGGCTATCAATAGATCTGCTGCTATCTTGAGGAATGAATCGAGGGGTAACAGTCAAACATTAGTTGCAAAGAAAGCACTAATTCAATACTATACCTTTATATCAAAATTCATTGATTCAAAACGTTTAGGTGAAATTCTAAGCGAGCAAGTTTTGATACCTTTGGTGAATATTTCGGAAGAGGAGGTAGCATacgaagatgatgaagataacTCCTTACCACTTCTTGCAACCCAATGTCTCGAGAATATACGTACAAAGCTTGGTACATCTTCCTATAACATCGTGTATTCTTCtgcaaaacaaataattgAGACCAGAAGAGCGGACAGAAAGACAAAAAGAGCACAACTTGAATTGATGAATCCAAAGGTTgctgcaaaaagaagattgaaaaagcatatGAGAtttagaaaaaagagaagaatgaATAAAGACGAGAATGGCCTTTACAAAgcaaagaggaaaagaagagtttAA
- a CDS encoding uncharacterized protein (CAZy:GH85), giving the protein MSSKPVQAIYFDSLAELLTWYDDLSKEVDSGQTRLDRFRRCSEDYDAYQIEGIDTEEPVKSLKMKREFPNNCSASLAPSLHSHSIISIPPYSSFLRPRFRSVSNQSTSSMRALSRYPSAKTISNHEIGSGYLKENIHRPKVMVCHDFRNGYQDGQDQSTIGYYSHKTGQRYFIQYPQLLESFIYFSHHRISIPPVSWINVCHRNCIKCFGTIIFESTGFLTDLDRLVSKARDGQFIYVDILVSLVERFGFDGFLFNIEARFSNEEISALFIPFIECLKSRLHTLHKKNEVIIYDSFLCPQNKVNYENGVTKFNYNLFSVSDRFFTNYWWSVKHLQSNLRNAGNLGVQRKLFTGYDVWGRGNTIGRGGFDTGSACQLISKYQSNIALFAPAWTYEQLGARNFSTNDTRFWIGLFDGELSVMSSVKPRNCPVFKLNHSSFIFYTDFSNGQGTNFFCKGIRVSNRPWVDGSLQLYLPLTVYRNQGLGLQMSLETLECFHGGSSLKVCYTPYIEEKRNGFPGYKIFSEQQVRDLQLFELNRTCQFNTVGVRVSYKLEQGTGEIFKLKIRYHTQLGHGVKTKTIRKGVMVIPFCSTKERWFTLDNVFSINVGIRETLVLETVEISYDKHNLGLCVHHKKNPSFSYKSYVVEDSIVTSVIDDEPYEKILDNDKIYDNDEDEGWVLVPRGIPGADTLSTTNNSVPRSMNPEIKIGEIAIINSNNYPNKNFFGIQGVRKVRKLATDVDGDLLVWSESSTNFVLYYVIYINDKFQGTSKIAQFFSEFAGRSDTTSSITSELCDKNLEDLEKSEIRKTSGAIIKVRVDIVDRLGVVHVGADLYI; this is encoded by the coding sequence ATGTCTTCGAAGCCGGTACAGGCAATATACTTCGACTCGTTAGCAGAATTATTAACATGGTATGATGACTTATCAAAAGAGGTGGACTCGGGTCAAACACGATTGGATAGATTTAGGAGATGCAGTGAGGATTATGATGCGTATCAGATCGAGGGTATCGATACGGAGGAACCAGTAAAGagcttgaagatgaaaagggAGTTTCCAAATAATTGCTCGGCATCATTAGCACCATCATTGCATTCTCATTCAATCATATCCATACCTCcttattcttcatttttgagGCCAAGATTCAGATCAGTAAGTAATCAATCCACGTCAAGTATGAGAGCACTTTCCAGATATCCATCGGCAAAGACTATATCGAATCATGAGATTGGAAGTGGGTATCTAAAAGAGAACATCCACAGACCAAAGGTGATGGTATGCCATGACTTCAGAAACGGGTATCAGGATGGCCAGGATCAAAGTACCATTGGTTACTATTCACATAAGACAGGACAGAGATATTTTATACAGTATCCACAGTTGTTAGAGTCATTCATATATTTCAGTCATCATAGAATAAGCATTCCTCCGGTATCATGGATTAATGTTTGTCATAGAAACTGCATTAAATGCTTTGGAACAATTATCTTTGAAAGCACGGGGTTTTTAACCGATCTTGATCGGTTGGTCTCAAAAGCTAGAGATGGTCAATTCATATATGTCGATATATTGGTATCGCTAGTGGAGAGATTCGGATTTGACGGCTTTTTGTTCAACATTGAAGCTAGATTCAGTAACGAGGAGATATCCGCATTATTTATTCCATTTATTGAGTGTTTGAAATCAAGACTACATACCCTTCATAAGAAGAATGAGGTTATCATATATGACAGCTTTTTGTGTCCACAGAACAAAGTCAATTACGAAAATGGCGTTACGAAGTTCAACtacaatttattttccgTTTCGGATCGTTTTTTCACAAACTACTGGTGGTCAGTGAAACATCTTCAGAGTAATTTGAGAAATGCTGGCAATCTTGGTGTGCAAAGAAAACTCTTTACAGGCTATGATGTTTGGGGTAGAGGTAATACTATTGGAAGGGGAGGTTTTGATACTGGATCTGCCTGCCAGCTTATCTCAAAATACCAGTCTAATATTGCATTGTTTGCTCCTGCATGGACATATGAACAGTTGGGTGCACGAAACTTTAGCACTAATGATACGAGATTTTGGATCGGCCTTTTTGACGGAGAACTATCTGTAATGTCATCTGTGAAACCTCGAAACTGTCCGGTTTTCAAGTTAAATCACTCAAGCTTCATATTTTATACGGATTTTAGCAACGGCCAAGGCACAAACTTCTTTTGTAAGGGCATTAGAGTTTCAAATAGACCATGGGTAGATGGCTCTTTACAACTATATTTACCTCTAACAGTTTACAGAAATCAAGGCTTAGGTCTGCAAATGAGTTTAGAAACCCTTGAATGTTTTCACGGAGGCTCTTCGTTAAAGGTATGCTATACTCCGtatattgaagaaaaacggAATGGATTTCCAGGATACAAGATCTTCAGTGAACAACAAGTGAGAGATTTGCAGCTTTTCGAGTTAAACAGAACATGCCAGTTTAATACAGTGGGTGTGCGAGTTAGCTATAAGTTAGAACAGGGTACAGGGGAGATATTTAAactaaaaataagataCCATACGCAGTTGGGCCATGGtgtgaaaacaaaaacaattCGAAAAGGTGTCATGGTGATACCATTTTGCTCgacaaaagaaagatggttCACACTTGACAACGTGTTTAGCATTAATGTGGGCATACGGGAAACACTGGTTTTGGAAACGGTGGAAATTTCTTATGACAAGCATAACCTGGGTTTGTGCGTCCACCATAAGAAGAATCCATCATTTAGTTATAAATCTTACGTTGTGGAAGACTCTATCGTGACCTCTGtgattgatgatgaacctTACGAAAAGATTCTGGATAACGATAAAATATATGAcaatgatgaggatgagggATGGGTTTTGGTTCCACGGGGTATTCCAGGTGCAGATACTTTGAGTACTACCAATAATTCAGTGCCAAGGAGTATGAATCCAGAGATAAAAATTGGAGAGATTGCAATTATAAACTCCAATAACTATCCAAACAAGAATTTCTTTGGAATTCAAGGGGTCAGAAAGGTTAGAAAACTTGCAACAGATGTCGACGGTGACTTGCTTGTTTGGAGTGAATCTAGTACCAACTTTGTTCTTTACTATGTGATTTACATAAATGATAAATTCCAAGGAACGTCAAAGATTGCACAATTTTTCTCCGAATTTGCTGGTAGAAGTGATACAACTTCATCTATCACTTCGGAGTTGTGCGATAAGAACTTGGAGGATTTGGAAAAATCGGAGATCAGGAAAACAAGCGGAGCAATTATTAAAGTTAGAGTTGACATTGTTGACAGATTGGGTGTTGTCCATGTTGGGgcagatttatatatttaa